The proteins below are encoded in one region of Mesoplasma melaleucae:
- the rplX gene encoding 50S ribosomal protein L24, which translates to MSKSKILVGDVVKVIAGSHKGELGPITWISKDKKWVSVQGINSLKHVKPSQTDSEGGIKEVSSKINLSNVALQDPKNKDGISKVGYQIEDGKKIRVAKKSNSPLKKASK; encoded by the coding sequence ATGAGCAAATCAAAAATCTTAGTAGGTGACGTGGTTAAAGTTATCGCTGGTTCACACAAAGGTGAATTAGGACCAATCACTTGAATTTCAAAAGACAAAAAATGAGTTTCAGTTCAAGGAATTAACTCTTTAAAACATGTTAAACCTTCACAAACTGATTCAGAAGGTGGAATTAAAGAAGTTTCATCAAAAATTAATTTATCAAACGTAGCATTACAAGATCCTAAAAATAAAGATGGTATTTCAAAAGTTGGATACCAAATTGAAGATGGTAAAAAAATTAGAGTTGCTAAAAAATCTAATTCACCATTAAAAAAGGCAAGTAAATAA